TCGACGTGGACAGGGACAAGAGCAGGTTCCTGGTCATCGACTACAAGACCGGAAAAGAGGAACAGGTCGTAAACCGCATAGAGTCAGGCTCGCACCTGCAGCTTCCGCTCTACATAAGCGCCGTGAAGAGCGCCCTGTTCCCGGAGGCCGTGGCCATGGGCGGGCTCATGTTCGAGATCAGGGAAGCGGCGATCTCAGGGGACGGCAAAAAGACCGCAGGCAAGACAAAGGGGCTGGTCCTGGGCGAGTTCGAGGGCGCCTGCTACAGGGTCGGCAGGGCGCACTCCAAGATCGACGCGGAGCGCATGGATAAGCTCATCAGCGCGGCCGAAGGAAAGTCGGCCGAATTCGCATCGTCGATAAGAAAGGGGATGTTCCCGCCATCGAACGAAGCAAAGTGCGAATGGTGTGATTATGGCGACATCTGCAGGCACAAAAAAGTTTCAGCCGACTGACGCCCAGAGGGCGGCGATAGAATCCGCGTCGCTCTCCATGGCGGTGGACGCTGCCGCGGGCTCGGGGAAGACCGCGGTCCTCATCCGCCGCATCCTCACGATCGTGGGCTGCGATCCCGAGCAGCCGGGGAGCGGCGACTGGGGCAGATTGGGAGGCGTGCTCGCCATCACCTTCACCGAGAAGGCTGCGGGCGAACTCAGGTCGAAGCTCCGCGCCTACATCCCTTCGGCCGAGCGCTTCAGGTTGGACCACGCCTGGATGGGGACCTTTCACTCCTTCTGCGCCAGGCTCCTTCGGCGCTATGGGCCCGCGGTCGGACTGGACCCCTCCTTCGACCTGCTGGACGAGAACACCTCCGGCATGCTCGCGCGAAGGTGCGCAAGCGACGCATTGTTATCCATGCTCGAGAACAAGGAGGCGGGCGCGCGGGATCTCGTGGAGGAGGTGGGGTTCGCCACGGCTACCTGCGCCCTCGAAGAGCTGATGCAGTTCCGCTGGCATGCCGAAGCCGCCCTCTCCGACCGCTCGGAGGCCGAGGGATGGGAGGGCGCAGCGCTGGGCGCCCTGAGGACCGTCTTCGCAGAGGCTAAACGCACCTACGCCATGAGGCTCGCGGAGCTCGGCGCACTGGACTTCCAGGAGCTGGAAATCAGGGCGCTCGAACTCCTGGGCGACGGCTCGGTCGCCTCCGCATGCAGAAGACAATTCGCGCAGCTGCTCGTGGACGAGTACCAGGACACGAACGACATCCAGACCGAACTGGTGCTCAAGCTCTTCGACCCCTCCGCGAACCGCCTCTTCATCGTGGGCGACGAGGCGCAGTCGATCTACCGCTTCCGCGGGGCCAACGTCTCCTGCTTCGCCAGGATGCGCGAAGAGATCACGAAGAGGTCCGGCCGAGCGGTGAGGCTTGCGCACAACTTCCGGTCGAGGAAGTCCATCATATCGTTCGTCAACGTCTCGCAGGATGTGCTGGCAAAGGGGCTCTTCGCCGCCCCCTCCTCGCCCAAACCCATGGAGCACACGGTCGAAGACGCCGCGGGGGCTCCCTCCGTGATCGAGCTGGCGATACCCGCCTCCAATGAGACCAAGATCGCGGCCCTGCGCGAACGCGAGGCGCGCGCGATCGCAGAGATGATAGCGAAGGGCGCGTCCGCGGGCGAGTGGTCGGCGGGCGACGTGGTCCTGCTCTTCCGAGCGATGACTTCGGCCGGTATATACGAGGCCGCGCTGCAGAGGCTCTGCATTCCATGCACCTCCGCAGGAGGTAGGGGTTTTCTGGAGAGGCGCGAAGTGGCGGACCTCATGGCCGCCGTGGCATTCTCACTCGATCCGAACAACTCCGCCGCGCTGCTCACGCTCCTGCGCTCGCCCATAGGTGACTTGAGCGACGACGAACTCGCGATCATGGCCGGCCCGGAGGGCCGAGGTATCCCCGCAGCGCTGGAAAAGGATGAGCGCCTGGCTCTGGTCCGCGATCTGCCCTTCATGGCAGGGCACATGAGACCCTCTGAGATCATGCGCCGCGTGATCAACGAGTCCGGGCTGGAAGTGCTCTGGTCAAGGCTCGACCCGTCGGGCGCCGCGGTCATGAACATGGATCGGCTCATCACCATAGCCAGGGACTTGGAGCGCGGGATGCCGACCACGCTTGCGGATTTCAACTCGTTCATGAGGGAGATGCGCAACCGCGACGCGAGGATGGGCGAGACGCCTGCCGGCGCCGACGCAGCCAACGCAGTCCGGCTCATGTCCGTGCACGCCGCAAAGGGGCTGGAGTTTCCCGTGGTCTTTCTGCCGGACCTGGCGAGAAAGCCCCCCCAGAAGACGAAGCAGTGGATATTCTCACGGGGCGACGCAGGCGCTGGCAGCGGCGTGGCCTTCAGAAAGAGGAACCCGGACCAGCCCTTCGGCAGCAGGATAAAGACGGAGCGCTTCGAAAGGCTCGCAAACGAGGAGTCGGAGCAGGAGGAACGCGAATCCAAGAGGCTGCTCTACGTGGCCATGACCCGCGCGATCGACACCCTCGTGCTGCCGATCCATGAGGATATAAAGGCTGACAGGACATGGCACGAATGGGTGTGCGAAGCGCTCTCCTCTCCCGTCGGAAGAAAGATCTCAAAGAGGATCGAGGCGGGCGGCCGTTCGGCCGGGTCCGTCGGCGCGACAGCTCTCCCGGGAACGGAGGCGCACGTCCCCCCTGCCATGCAAAATTCGAGGAGCGCCGTCGCGCACCTCTCCGTATCCGCGCTGGACTCCTACAGCGTCTGCCCCATGCAGTACTATCTCAAGTACGTGCTGGGGCTCCCTGCCAGCGAGATGGGCCGGGGGGATCACGACCATATCGAACCCAACGTATACGGCTCCATCGTGCACTCCATGCTCTCGCACGCGACGAAGGACGAAGAGGAACTTCGCGCGATCGCGCTCTCGGAATGCCTTGCAAACGGAGTGAAGGCGAACGATAAGGCGATTCGCGACCTGGTGAAGGACGCGGCGGACGCTATCGAGATCGCCGGCGCATCCCGCCTTGAGGAAGGATTCAGGGAGATGCCCTTCGAGATCTCATGCAAAGAGAGCACGATCTCCGGCACCATAGATTGGCTGAGGCCCGATGGCGAAGGTTACGAGGTCGTGGACTTCAAAACCGGCCTTTCGGACAAGACAAAGGTAAAGGAGCGCTCCGAACAGTACGAGGTTCAGATGCAGATCTACGCACTCGCGGCAGAAGCGATGACCGACGCCATGGTGTCGGCCACGAGCCTCGTCTTCCCCTCAGCAAGGGTGAGTTCGAGGCGAGAGATGGACGATGCGCGCAGGGAGGCGGCCGCAAAGAACATCGAGAGGATTGTGGCGGGGATAGAGGCAGGAGACTACGCGGTCAGGAAAAAGCCGTCGTGCGAAAATTGCATATACCATAGGAACAGGATGTGCTGGGAGGACAGGACCAAAGCCGGCAGACCGAGCAAGGCAAGATGCAGAACAAGACACAGGACATAATCGCGCTCGCCGCCGATCCCTACGGCGGTGCGAGAGAACTCGCGCGTTTCGAGGCCGCGTACGAGTCGGCCCTCGGCAGACCGTTCGACTGGTCGCCCGAAGCCGCGCAGATGCTCTCCAGGATCTTCGGCAACAGCAGGGTCCTGGCCGACAGGCTCGCCGCAAACCCCGGCTGGGCGGACGATATCGCGCTGTCGCCCTACTCCGTCTCGTACAAACCGATCGAGGCGATGAAGGCCGAGCTGGACTCCATGATCCAGGACGCGTGCAAGGCGCGCGACGAGATATCCTTCATGCGCGCGATCTGCGACTTCAAGTACGCTCAGATGACCCGCATCGTGATGAAAGACCTGGCCCGCGCCGCACCCGTGTCGCAGTTGCTCGCAGAATGGAGCGACGTGGCGGACGCGATCATCGACGCGGCCTGGCAAAGATCGTACGAAATGCTGACCGAACGCCACGGCGAACCCATGACCCCGGCCGACGGCGGAGGCCATAAGCGCTGTGCCGGGGTCGTGATCGCGCTGGGCAAGCTCGGCGGCCGCGAGCTCAACCTGAGCTCCGATGTGGACATCATGATAATCTACGACTCCGACGAGGGCGGCGCGATATCCCCTTCAGGCGCGCGCATGAGCAATCACGAATTCTTCGTGAAGCAGACCTCGCAATTCTCCAGGCTGATCTCGCGCGTGACCGAGCGCGGATTCGGATTCAGGGTGGACCACGAGCTCAGGCCAGAGGGGCCGCAGGGACCGCTGGCCAATTCGCTGGACGCGGCCGAACGCTATTACGAATACTTCGGCCAGGGTTGGGAGAGGCAGGCACTGATCCGCGCGCGTCCCGTGGCGGGAGACATGGAGCTGGGCAGAAAATTCCTCGAAACCGTCCGCCCCTTCGTCTTCCGCAAATCCATGTCGCTCGCCGACCTTGCGCACATGAGGAAGATGAAACAGGCGATGGAGCGCCAGGCCGAGAGATCCGGCCGCACAGGCGACATAAAGCTAGGCCGCGGCGGCATCCGCGAGGTGGAGTTCCTGACCCAGGCGCTCTGCCTGCTCTTCGGCGGGGGCCTCGAGTCCGTGCGAACCGGAAACACCTTTGCTGCGATCGAGGCGCTGGCGCGCGAATCGATAATCCACCCGTACGGCGCACGCTCCCTCGCCGACGCATACTCCTTTCTGAGGAGAATCGAAAACATGCTCCAGGCCGAGGGAGACCTGCAGGTGCATAGGCTCCCCCTCGACGAACACGGGCTCAACCTGCTCGCCCGCCGCATGGGCTATTCGGACGGCGGCGGGACGGATCACGCGGCGAGGCTGAAGGCGGACCTCGCGCGACACCGCGAGGTCGCAGCGAAGCTCTTCGCCGCCCTCTTCTCCGCGGACTACGAGCGGCAGGAACTCATGGAGGCGATACGCGACAACGCGGGCCGGGCGGCGAACGAGGAGGAGGAGATAGATTCTCTCGCCTGGTTCAGGAACCAGGAGACGCGGCGCATACAGAACCTCGACATCACGAAGGGGATGCCGACCGAACGCGTGATGCAGAGGCTCACCCTCGCAGCCGAGGCCGTGCTCGCATGCGCCTGGGAGATCGCGTCGAGGCACCTCGAAGCGCGCTACGGCACACCGCGCCTTGAGGACGGAGGCAGGGCCGGCTTCTCGGTCATCGGCCTGGGCTCCCTCGGCAGCCGCGAGATCGACTACTGTTCGGACCTGGATCTCTGCTTCATATATTCCGGCGCAGGCAGCACGGATGGATCGAATCCCGTATCCAACGTGGAATACTTCACGAAGCTCGCCCAGCGGATAATCTCGATGATCTCTCTGCCCGGAAGGTACGGCCGTGCGTACCAAGTGGATTCGGAACTCAGGCCCTCGGGCAGGGCAGGTACGCTCGTGGCGACGATAGGCTCATTCGTGGAATACCACAAAACCGAGTCGCAGCTGTGGGAGCGGCAGTCCCTCATGAAGGCGCGCGCCATCGCAGGCGACGAGGAGTTCACGGTGCGCCTGGGGTTCTCCCTGGACGAGCTCGCCTTCAGGCTCTCTCCCCCGACCGCGGATGCGATGAAGGAGGAAATCACGAAGCTCCGCAGGAAGACGATCGAGGAACGCTCGATCCGAAAGCCGGGCTCTTTCGAGCTGAAGATCGGCCGCGGCGGAATCGCGGACCTGGAGGCGATAGTGCAGATGCACCAGATGCTGAACGCACGTGCATGCGACAGGCTGCATGCGCAGAACACATTCGAAATCATAGACGCCCTCTCTGCAGAGGGAATAGTTCCGGCGAACATCTGCGCGACGCTCTCGGAAAATCTTCTGTTCCTCCGCAGGATGGTCTCCAGGCTAAGGCTCGTCACCGGCAGGGCCACAGACGTATTCTCGCCCGATGCGCCTTATGCGGAAGAGGTGGCGAAGATGATGGGCGAGGAGAGCGCGGCCCGGCTCGCAATCCTGACAAAACAGCACATGGACGACGCTTCCACCCTCTTCGACTCCCAGATGGAACCTTTCAAGATATAGCCCGCCTCTGCAGACGAAGAAGGCCGGGATACCCTTCCTTCGCTCCCCGGCACTTCGCTACGCTAAGTTGATTGGCTTCGGGTCCTGTCGCCGGGCTCACCCCCATTTGCGGCATCGTCGCGATCAATCACCGAGTTTCTGCAGATGACTTTGCGCGGCTGCTGGCGTCAAATGGGGGTCCCCCGACCCGCCGCCACCCGAAGCCAATCCAATTGTTTATACGCTGAGTTTGTCCTGAGCTAAGTCGAAGGGCTTCGTAGACGCCTCCAAAGTCACTCAGGCAAGGATATCCCGGCCTTCTCCGTCAAACCAGCACTCAGCGCCATACTCGACTAACATTCCTGTGCCTGACCTTCAATGGAAGCTCTCTACAAATAAGAAAAAACCGTGAAACCCCTTATCGCTTTCCTAACGCGTTGAGTCTTACGCAATAACACTGCGCGTCTTGTCACCTTTGAAGGTGCGTGGAAGAGGTGCTCGCAAATGATCCACAACTATATTGAATGGCCGGAAGCATTAGAGGACTACGGTATGGAAGACCCACACACACGGAAAGACAATGCAGTCATGGGAGGAAGGTTTGCGCTCGCTCCGACCATGCGCATCAATGTGGTCAATAACCCACAGATCGGGATGGCGATAGATGAATCTATCGGCTTTATGCTGGATATCAGGAAAGTGACTCATCCTATGACGACGAGAAAAGATATGGCCGGGAACGAACTCAAATGGCCAGGGGAATGGACTGAAACCGAGGTGATTCCTGAAGGCATATCGATGACCAAGCTTGCTATGACGACGGGCGTGGGACTTGAGATTTACGTAGGGTTCTCGATCAGAACTAACGGCGATTATATCGTCCCACTGGGTTTGGAGTATCACTTTCAGTAGTACCTCTTTTGAGGCGGCGTTGGGTGGCCCATAAGCAGGGCTTCTGGGCCCTTGCCTGAAGTCGCCTTAAGGCGCGTTTACGAGACGAGCGTATGAGGAAATCAAAAGGCCGATTGGCGTCGCGGCTTGAAGGCTGACGCAAGGAAGACATTCAAGCCGCATGACGCTAACGGCCTTTTGACGACGAGTAGCGAGCGACGTGCGCCAGCGACGAAGGAAGGGCACGGAAGCCCTGCGGCAGCCTGCATTGAATCTGGTCACCCCTGCTGCGAATCGCAGCACCCTGTTCTGCATTCGAGATTTCCGGCTCCAGAAAACCGGATGATATTCAAGCCATTAGAATAGGGCATGGTCGAACGCTATGTGGCACGATTCCTGCTATGTCTTATTTATGAGAAATGCCTTGTTTGACAGGGCGGGGTTTGCTACCGGAATACCCCGCAGGGAGAGAGTATGAAGAAACGAAATACAACGGCAGAGATAATCAACATGACGATGGTCAGGCAAATGATCGTCCCAGTCTTTGAGGACATCAAAGACTTGATCAAATCGACTGTAAAAGCCACAGAGACGGTCTTGAGAAAGGACATCACAACGGAAATCTCAAAGGTCTCGGATGAGCTCAAACTCACGCAGTCAGCCTTGAAAGCAACAAAGGAAGACCTGGAATGTAAGATTGACTCCATGGGAAAGGACCTGCGCGGCGAAATCAAGGACAGCGAAATCCGCCTGACCGAGAGACTTCAGGGCAATATCAAGGACAGCGAAATCCGCCTCACGGAGAAAATCGATTCCATCCATATCCGTGTTGACGACCACGAGACCCGCATTATCGCACTAGAGAACCCTGGCCACTAGATTGCCATCACAAAAAAAGACCGGGGATTCTTCCCCGGCCTTATACCCTATTCTTACACCCTGCCTTTTCATGCCCCGTAGATCAGGAGCACGCCCAGGAACGCCGCGACGATCGCGCCGATGCGCCTCGCGCCTTCGGGCTTCGACTCCCACCAGTTCATAAATGCGACGCCGCGCTCAACACCCAGGAAAAAGAGGATGACGGCGCTGAGCAACATGAGCGCGCCGATCACGCCGACGATCCAGGGGAGCGCAGCCTGCGGAGTCGCTATGAGAAGGAGCAGGCCGAAGAGCGCCCTCAGCACCCCGATCGCGTATAAGCGTTTGCCGATCTTCAGGTATTCTATCAGCCTCGTTGCGAGTGCAGGCATGGTCGCGAAAACCACGCCGGAGATTGCGATGATGATTCCGATGCTCTTGATCAGATATGGCATGTATCCCCCTCTTTTATGAACACCTTTATACAACATCGGGTTTACTTTCCAAGAAAAATATGGTCCTCTATCGGCCTTCCGCAAAGGAGGCGCTCCATGAGAAACCTCACGTATCTGGCCATCATCGCCGCATCTGCCGCGGTTATCACCTGGGCACTCCCAGCCAGGGCCGGATACCCCATGATATCAGGCCTCAGGAACTGTGTGCTCAGCCCGGGTCAGTCAAGCGGCACCATCGTCTTCCAGGTAACGGACGACAGACCGGGCCTGACAATCTGACCCTGGGCTACAGCTCCGACAATCCCGCCCTCGTCCCTGCCGACGACGATCACATAATCCTGGGCGGCTCGGGTAAAGACAGGACCGTGCTGGTGAGGCCGGAGCCGGGTAGGACCGGACAGGCGACCATCACGATAACCGTGACCGACACCGACGGCGAAACGAACCAGGACGGCTTCGAGGTCGAGGTCGTGCAGGCGCCGAAAATCTAGACGAGTTTTTATTTCAAGAAATATCAACCAAAAGGGGGAAAAGATGATGAAAAAGATTCTGGTGGTGGCGATCGTCGCAGTAGCCCTGTCCGCAGCATGGTCGGTGTTCGTGAAAAACGCGTCAGCGAGCAAGTACAACAAGATGAAATATTCCGCCCCGGTCTCCGCCGAGGTGGCGGACGCGGAGAAGGTCCGCAGCATGAACGACTGCATGTCCTACACAGCCAACCATGTGAGCAAGGGGAACGAGGCCGACCACGCGCTCTTCTCCAAACAGTTCGGGAAGGCGACGAACACGAGCGGGGCCGTCGCGACTTACAACTACGACGACTACACGAAGATCATGCTCGACTGCTCGCGCAGGCTTTGTTCCTGCCGCTGCCTCAGCAAGTAAGCTGGCTGCACGAGAGCGCGCAGGGCCGGGCGGACATCGAAGCCGGGCCCTGCGTCTTCTTTTTTGCGAGGGATAAGACCATGACAAAAGACGAGAACCATCTGGGGATCCTCTCGACATTTTACTACGTAGTCGCGGCGCTCGCAGGCATCTTCTCCTGCATGCCCTTCATCCATATAACCATCGGCGTCGCCATGCTCTTAGGCGTCATGGACTCAAGTACGGGCGAAGCGCCGCCGGCGTTCCTCGGGTGGATATTCATCATCGTCGGCGCGCTCGTCTCGCTCATGGGCTTTGCATACACCGTCATGCTGATCCTGACCGGCAGGTTTCTCAAACACCGAAGGCACTACACGTTCTGCCTCGTAATCGCCGGCATGAGCTGTCTGTTCATGCCCTTTGGCACGGTCCTAGGGATATTCTCGATCATCCTGCTCTCGAAGCCGGAGTTGAAGGCCATGTTCGATCACGCCTGATCCTGTTCGTCGAACCCGTCCTTTTTTATAGTCTTTTTCCGATTTGTCGTGTATATACTGAGGTATGAAAAAACTCATAATCTGCTTATTCGTGTCAGTCCTTTTCTATTCATCGCAGGCAGCAGCCATGCACATGCTCTACGCACAGGCCATCGCCCCTGCCGCCTCCACTGAGACGCTGCAAGCCGCCGGCTTCGAGTCCAGCCCTGAGTGGGGAAAACTGGGCGACACCCTGCAGGCCGCCTGGCAGACCGCAAAGGTCTCGGGCGATATGTCTCAGAAGCTGGAGTGCTTCGTCCGTGTGGAGGCACCGTTCGACCAGGGCGATGCGAGCTTCCTGCAGAGCAACGGCTTCAATGTGAGCACCTCCGGCGGGAACGTGGTGAGGGGGCATGTCACCGCGGCCAACCTGCAGTCCGTGGCCAAATTACCGTTCGTAAAAAAGATCAACCTGGCTACAAAGTGACCGGATATTTCAAAGGCAATAAAAAAAGGGCCGCTGAGATCCAGCGGCCCTTTGATTCGTAGATTTTCGCCTACTCTGCGAACCCCTTCTCCAGCTTCTCCAGCTCCTCCTTGCAGCGGATGCAGAGCTCAGCCACAGGCCTCGCGTCCAGCCTCTTGACGCCGATCTCTTCGCCGCAGCGTTCGCAGATCCCGAACTCGCCGTCCTCCATCTTTTTGAGGGTCTTGTCTATCTTCTTGAGGAGAACGAGTTCCCTGTCGCGGAGCCTTAGGTTCAGGGCCTGGCCGGTCTCCGTGGAGGCCAGATCGACCTCGTCCGGCAGGTCGGCCTGCTCTACCATCATGACGTCGCTCTCGCGGGTGCTCTGTGCGGCGTCCACTATCGCCTTCCGCCGTTCGGTCAGGATTTTTTTGAACTTATCTATATCTTTTTTCTTCATCGCGGCTCCTTGGGAGGTGTGAATATTCCGTAAATAGCCGTGAGTGTCAACTCCAAAGACCCCTTGGCTTAGACCTTGCATGAGACCACCCCCTCTGCTACTGCGGCTCTTCATGAGGCAGAGGAGAAAGGCATTTGTAACTCCTGCGGACGTGCTGGGAGCGAAGCACAGCGACCGCAGGATCAAGGAGGGAATCCGACTCTACCGCATCTGGGACCTCTGGCCCACGATCGCCGGCGAGACCCTCGCCCCCCATGCCATACCCGCCAGGTGGCAGGGTCGCGACCTCATCGTGAAGGTGGAGCACAGCGCATGGGTGCAGGAACTCTCATTCATAAAGGATACGCTGAAAGAGAAGATCGCGAAGGCCCTGCCGGGCATTGACATAAGGCAGATCCGTTTCGAGGTGGGCAAGCTTCCAGAGCCGCCCAAGGGCGCGCTGAAGGCCAGGCCAAGGATTTCACGCAGGCTTTCGAGCGACGAGGTCGAGTTCATAGAGCAGGCGGCGAAGGAGATCCCGGACGGAGAGGTCCGCGAGAGCGCCCGAAGCGCCATGCAAAAGGGTTTTGGTTTAAAAGGCCCGCTGAAAAAATCATAATACCCCTTATGAAACTCACATCGGAATATTTTGAGAGCGCGAACATCACGGCATGGCAGCCGGAGCGCGGGCATCGCTACGGCCATGAGAGCATGGCGCTGGCGGAGTTCGCAAAGATAAGTCCAGGACAGCGCGTCGCAGAGTTGGGTTCAGGGATCGGACTGATATCGCTCCTGCTCGCCGCGAGGCGCCAACCTTCGGAGGTAGTCGCCGTTGAAATACAGCCGGCATTTCACAAGATCGCAGCGAGAAATGTGAAAGAAAATGGATACGATTCCGTCGTGCGCTGCGTGAACGAGGACTATCGAAAGTTTGCAGGCGCAAACAAAGGGGCATTCGATTGCGTGGTCTCCAACCCACCCTTCTATCGCGCGGGCGAAGGCAGGCTCTCGCCGGATCCCTCTCGCGCCGCGGCCCGCCATGAGCTCAATGGCACTATAGATGAGCTCGTTCAATCAGCCCACGCCCTGCTCTTGCCAGGCGGATTTTTCTTTGTGGTCTTTGACGCAAGGAGGGATGAAGAGCTCAAGTCCGCTGCCAAAAGCGCCGGTTTCAAGGGCATCAAGGTCGAAGATACACCCGGCCCTGCCTTTATACTCGCAGCATTAAACAGATAATATCTTGCAGGATCACCCCTGAAAGCACTTGATCACTTCTTCCGCCGGGATTGCGCCGTCGCGGATGATGCGCATGGTCTCATCGCCGATATCCACGACCGTCGAGCCGCGGGTCGGCGCACACTCGCCGCCATCGATGATGCACGGCAGCTTCTCCCCGAAGTACTTGCGCACGTGCTTCACGGCGAGCGAAGGGGGGAAGCCGGAGAGGTTGGCGCTGGTGGTGGTGATGGGACGGCCGAACTGCTGCACCAGGGCCGCGGCCACCGGGTGCGAAGAAATCCTGATGCCGACCTTGCCGGTGTTGGTGACCAGACCCTTGGGGATTATCGACGACGCAGGAAACAGGATCGTCAGCGCGCCAGGCCAGAACTTGCGCATGAGGAGCAGCGCGCGGTCCGGGACCTCGCTCACCACCTCGCGCAGCATCCTCAAGTCAGCGACCAATATGGATATCGGCAGCCCGTAGTCGCGCGCCTTGAGGTCGTAGATGCGTTTGACCGCCTTGCGGTCCGTCACGTCCGCGCCCAGCCCATAGATCGTCTCGGTGGGATATGCGATCACCTGCCCGCGGCGCAGATATTCCACCGCCTTCTCTATCTCCGTCGAATCCGGCGCCTTGGGGTCGATGTTGATTATCTCGGTCATAAATTATGATTGCAGCTCTTTGTCCGTGGCCTCCACCTTTTTGGCCATCTCTTTTCGCGACTCCTCGAGCTTCTTTGCAAGCACATCGTCCGAGAGCGCCAGCATCTGCGCAGCGAGGATCCCCGCGTTGCGCGCGCCGGCCTTGCCCACCGCAACCGTGGCTACCGGTATCCCCGCCGGCATCTGGACGGTGGCGAGCAGCGCATCGAGGCCCTTGAGAGAGGATGAATCGAGCGGCACGCCTATCACCGGCAGCGTGGTGTTCGCCGCTATCGCGCCCGCCAGGTGAGCAGCGAATCCGGCGCCCGCGATCACGACCCTTATCCCCTCTGCCTTCGCCTTCCTCGCGAGCTCCGCCGCCTTGTCGGGCGTGCGGTGCGCGCTGGCGATGTGCATGCGGCTCGTAACACCGAGCTCGGCGAGGGCCCGGCGCGCCTCCTCCATGACCTCTAGGTCGCTCTTGCTCCCCATCACTATGAGCACCTGCGGTTTTGCCATATCTGCTCCTCTCAAGCCGGGGCCTTCAAGGCCTTCGCGCCTATGTCCTTCCTGAAACGCACTCCATCCCAGTTGATTTTTCCCACGGCGTCATACGCCCGCTCGATCGCAGCCCGCATGTCGCCGCCGAGCGCAGTCACGCCCAGCACGCGTCCGCCGCTGGTGACTACCGAATCGCCCCGCCGCGCAGTTCCGGCGTGGAAGACCACCACGTCCTTCATGTCGGCCGCCGCAGCAATCCCCTCTATCTCTCTCCCCTTCTCGTATTCGCCCGGATACCCGCCCGAGGCCATGACCACGCATACGGAAGGCCTGTCATCCCACTCGAGTTCGAGCTCCGAGAGCCTGCCGTCGCACGCGGCCGTGAGGACGAGCGCAAGATCCGTCTTGAGGCGCATGAGCAACGGCTGCGTCTCCGGATCTCCGAAACGCGCGTTGAACTCCAGCACCCTCGGCTCCCCGTCCTTTATCATGAGGCCGGCGTAGAGCACGCCGACGAACGGGGCGCCCTCCTTCGCCATGCCCTCCAGCACGGGCTTCATTATCCTCTTCATCACTTTTTCAGCGACGTCCTTTGTGACGATCCGCGCCGGCGAGATCGCGCCCATGCCGCCGGTGTTGGGGCCCTGGTCCCCGTCGTACGCCGCCTTGTGGTCCTGCGATGACGCGAGCGGCAGCACGGTCCTGCCGTCGCAGAGGGCGATGAAGGAGGCCTCCTCGCCCGTGAGAAACTCCTCTATCACCACGCGGC
This region of bacterium genomic DNA includes:
- a CDS encoding ATP-dependent DNA helicase, with the translated sequence MATSAGTKKFQPTDAQRAAIESASLSMAVDAAAGSGKTAVLIRRILTIVGCDPEQPGSGDWGRLGGVLAITFTEKAAGELRSKLRAYIPSAERFRLDHAWMGTFHSFCARLLRRYGPAVGLDPSFDLLDENTSGMLARRCASDALLSMLENKEAGARDLVEEVGFATATCALEELMQFRWHAEAALSDRSEAEGWEGAALGALRTVFAEAKRTYAMRLAELGALDFQELEIRALELLGDGSVASACRRQFAQLLVDEYQDTNDIQTELVLKLFDPSANRLFIVGDEAQSIYRFRGANVSCFARMREEITKRSGRAVRLAHNFRSRKSIISFVNVSQDVLAKGLFAAPSSPKPMEHTVEDAAGAPSVIELAIPASNETKIAALREREARAIAEMIAKGASAGEWSAGDVVLLFRAMTSAGIYEAALQRLCIPCTSAGGRGFLERREVADLMAAVAFSLDPNNSAALLTLLRSPIGDLSDDELAIMAGPEGRGIPAALEKDERLALVRDLPFMAGHMRPSEIMRRVINESGLEVLWSRLDPSGAAVMNMDRLITIARDLERGMPTTLADFNSFMREMRNRDARMGETPAGADAANAVRLMSVHAAKGLEFPVVFLPDLARKPPQKTKQWIFSRGDAGAGSGVAFRKRNPDQPFGSRIKTERFERLANEESEQEERESKRLLYVAMTRAIDTLVLPIHEDIKADRTWHEWVCEALSSPVGRKISKRIEAGGRSAGSVGATALPGTEAHVPPAMQNSRSAVAHLSVSALDSYSVCPMQYYLKYVLGLPASEMGRGDHDHIEPNVYGSIVHSMLSHATKDEEELRAIALSECLANGVKANDKAIRDLVKDAADAIEIAGASRLEEGFREMPFEISCKESTISGTIDWLRPDGEGYEVVDFKTGLSDKTKVKERSEQYEVQMQIYALAAEAMTDAMVSATSLVFPSARVSSRREMDDARREAAAKNIERIVAGIEAGDYAVRKKPSCENCIYHRNRMCWEDRTKAGRPSKARCRTRHRT
- a CDS encoding methyltransferase gives rise to the protein MKLTSEYFESANITAWQPERGHRYGHESMALAEFAKISPGQRVAELGSGIGLISLLLAARRQPSEVVAVEIQPAFHKIAARNVKENGYDSVVRCVNEDYRKFAGANKGAFDCVVSNPPFYRAGEGRLSPDPSRAAARHELNGTIDELVQSAHALLLPGGFFFVVFDARRDEELKSAAKSAGFKGIKVEDTPGPAFILAALNR
- a CDS encoding DUF721 domain-containing protein; the encoded protein is MRPPPLLLRLFMRQRRKAFVTPADVLGAKHSDRRIKEGIRLYRIWDLWPTIAGETLAPHAIPARWQGRDLIVKVEHSAWVQELSFIKDTLKEKIAKALPGIDIRQIRFEVGKLPEPPKGALKARPRISRRLSSDEVEFIEQAAKEIPDGEVRESARSAMQKGFGLKGPLKKS
- the dksA gene encoding RNA polymerase-binding protein DksA — encoded protein: MKKKDIDKFKKILTERRKAIVDAAQSTRESDVMMVEQADLPDEVDLASTETGQALNLRLRDRELVLLKKIDKTLKKMEDGEFGICERCGEEIGVKRLDARPVAELCIRCKEELEKLEKGFAE
- a CDS encoding L-threonylcarbamoyladenylate synthase, coding for MTEIINIDPKAPDSTEIEKAVEYLRRGQVIAYPTETIYGLGADVTDRKAVKRIYDLKARDYGLPISILVADLRMLREVVSEVPDRALLLMRKFWPGALTILFPASSIIPKGLVTNTGKVGIRISSHPVAAALVQQFGRPITTTSANLSGFPPSLAVKHVRKYFGEKLPCIIDGGECAPTRGSTVVDIGDETMRIIRDGAIPAEEVIKCFQG
- the purE gene encoding 5-(carboxyamino)imidazole ribonucleotide mutase; the protein is MAKPQVLIVMGSKSDLEVMEEARRALAELGVTSRMHIASAHRTPDKAAELARKAKAEGIRVVIAGAGFAAHLAGAIAANTTLPVIGVPLDSSSLKGLDALLATVQMPAGIPVATVAVGKAGARNAGILAAQMLALSDDVLAKKLEESRKEMAKKVEATDKELQS